The proteins below are encoded in one region of Ostrinia nubilalis chromosome 3, ilOstNubi1.1, whole genome shotgun sequence:
- the LOC135088398 gene encoding uncharacterized protein LOC135088398 — translation MFLALALLALLASARAQGQCQTDITGDTSGKVVVLRDQVVPAGTRDMEITLAANACASEPGRQHEGTAVTVCDWDAAPRVTMLNVRQARVTRTGSAVQTAVVHSTAYCK, via the exons ATGTTCCTCGCACTCGCGCTCCTGGCGCTGCTCGCCTCGGCGCGCGCGCAAGGACAATGTCAAACTGATATTACAG GCGATACCTCTGGGAAGGTAGTTGTTCTTCGGGACCAAGTAGTGCCGGCAGGTACACGTGATATGGAAATCACTTTGGCAGCTAAT GCGTGCGCGTCGGAGCCGGGGCGGCAGCACGAGGGCACGGCGGTGACGGTGTGCGACTGGGACGCCGCGCCGCGCGTGACGATGCTGAACGTGCGACAAGCGCGCGTGACGCGCACGGGCAGCGCCGTGCAGACCGCCGTCGTGCACAGCACCGCCTACTGCAAATAA